In Sinorhizobium sojae CCBAU 05684, a single window of DNA contains:
- a CDS encoding ABC transporter substrate-binding protein, with the protein MTGTTMKLAGAALASMLMSGVAFAQTSGTVAFLMPDQASTRYEEHDFPGFKAAMEKLCADCQVIYQNADADVARQQQQFNSVLTQGAKVIVLDPVDSSAAASLVALAQSQGVKVIAYDRPIPDKPADYYVSFDNEGIGKAIAESLMRHLEEKGVPTDKGGVLQINGSPTDAAAGLIRDGIHAGIATSKYKTLAEFDTPDWAPPKAQEWTSGQITRFGDQIVGVVAANDGTAGGAIAAFKAAGVNPVPPVTGNDATIAALQLIIAGDQYNTISKPSEIVAAAAAKVAVQLMNGETPEAKTTLYNTPSELFVPAVVTRENLKAEIIDKGIQTAAELCTGRYAEGCAELGIK; encoded by the coding sequence ATGACTGGAACAACAATGAAACTCGCCGGCGCGGCGCTGGCATCGATGCTGATGAGCGGAGTCGCATTTGCTCAGACATCCGGAACAGTCGCCTTCCTCATGCCAGACCAGGCCTCTACCCGCTACGAGGAACACGATTTCCCGGGCTTCAAGGCCGCTATGGAGAAGCTGTGCGCCGACTGCCAAGTCATCTACCAGAATGCGGATGCCGACGTCGCCCGCCAGCAGCAGCAGTTCAACTCTGTCCTCACGCAGGGTGCCAAGGTGATAGTGCTCGACCCGGTCGACTCCAGCGCCGCCGCTTCACTCGTGGCGCTCGCCCAGAGCCAGGGCGTGAAAGTGATCGCCTACGACCGTCCGATCCCGGATAAGCCCGCCGACTACTATGTCTCGTTTGACAACGAGGGTATCGGCAAGGCAATTGCCGAATCCCTGATGCGTCACCTAGAGGAAAAGGGGGTACCGACCGACAAAGGCGGCGTGCTCCAAATCAACGGCTCGCCGACAGATGCAGCTGCGGGCCTGATCCGCGACGGCATTCACGCCGGCATCGCGACCAGCAAGTACAAGACGCTCGCCGAATTCGATACGCCAGACTGGGCGCCGCCGAAGGCACAGGAATGGACAAGCGGACAGATCACCCGCTTCGGTGATCAGATCGTCGGCGTGGTTGCCGCCAATGATGGTACCGCCGGTGGCGCAATCGCAGCCTTCAAGGCAGCCGGTGTCAATCCGGTTCCGCCTGTAACCGGCAACGATGCGACGATTGCAGCGCTGCAGCTGATCATCGCGGGCGACCAGTACAACACAATCTCCAAGCCCTCCGAGATCGTTGCCGCCGCCGCGGCCAAGGTCGCCGTCCAGCTCATGAATGGTGAAACGCCGGAGGCAAAGACCACCCTCTACAACACCCCGTCGGAACTCTTCGTCCCGGCGGTCGTGACGCGCGAGAACCTCAAGGCGGAAATCATCGACAAGGGCATTCAGACGGCTGCGGAGCTATGCACCGGCCGCTATGCCGAGGGCTGCGCCGAGCTCGGCATCAAGTAA
- a CDS encoding LacI family DNA-binding transcriptional regulator: protein MAAKKPSIREVAAYAGVSTATVSNVFSGRKPVNEELKKSVLEAAQHLGYHIDRAASQLRSGRTRIIAVLVPDLTDTFFATIVSRLETQAFAEGYDVIVASSHDDPSVESSRLKALLSWRPAGLIAVPCSSSTPAELIEIEKRLPMVLVDRVASEGAIADTVTIDNREAGQIAAGHLLEHGHRDIVIAVSNLDFPPIFERAEGAADLIAQRTGARPVTLKLGSNMELGARTFSDWMDRNAAPGAVIALTNITTLSVLSALAERRIAIPEKTSIVAFDDYAWMAARNTGLTAIRQPVDRIAETAWKRLQLRMDNGMEAPAEPSVLNASLVERDSVRDLDSRKPHAVGNDAQDTGLSGERILAASGQGKNVH from the coding sequence ATGGCCGCGAAAAAGCCGTCAATCCGCGAGGTCGCCGCTTATGCGGGCGTATCCACCGCAACGGTTTCGAACGTCTTCAGCGGCCGCAAACCGGTCAACGAGGAATTGAAGAAGAGCGTTCTCGAAGCGGCGCAGCATCTCGGCTACCATATTGACCGCGCCGCCTCGCAACTGCGCTCCGGACGGACACGCATCATTGCGGTCCTGGTTCCGGATCTCACCGACACTTTCTTTGCGACGATCGTCTCCCGGCTGGAGACCCAGGCCTTTGCGGAGGGCTACGACGTCATCGTCGCGAGTTCGCATGACGACCCATCAGTGGAATCGTCGCGCTTAAAGGCGCTTCTTTCTTGGAGACCGGCGGGTTTGATTGCCGTCCCCTGCTCTAGTTCCACTCCCGCAGAGCTCATCGAGATCGAAAAGAGGCTTCCCATGGTGCTCGTCGATCGTGTGGCAAGCGAGGGTGCGATCGCCGACACGGTCACCATCGACAACCGGGAAGCCGGACAGATCGCCGCCGGCCATCTTCTCGAACATGGCCACCGCGACATCGTCATCGCGGTCTCAAACCTGGATTTCCCGCCGATTTTCGAGCGCGCCGAAGGCGCTGCCGATCTGATCGCGCAGCGTACCGGTGCGCGCCCTGTCACGCTCAAGCTCGGCTCCAACATGGAGCTCGGAGCCAGAACCTTCTCTGATTGGATGGACCGCAATGCGGCTCCAGGCGCGGTGATCGCACTCACCAACATCACCACCCTGAGCGTGCTGTCGGCTCTTGCGGAACGTCGCATTGCCATTCCCGAAAAGACCTCGATTGTCGCTTTCGACGATTATGCCTGGATGGCGGCGCGCAATACCGGACTGACGGCCATACGCCAACCGGTGGACCGGATCGCCGAGACGGCCTGGAAAAGACTGCAGCTGAGAATGGACAACGGCATGGAAGCACCGGCCGAACCCTCAGTCCTCAACGCCAGCCTTGTCGAGCGGGATTCGGTGCGGGACCTCGACAGCCGAAAGCCTCATGCGGTCGGAAACGACGCTCAGGACACAGGGTTGTCGGGCGAACGCATTTTGGCGGCTTCCGGGCAAGGGAAGAATGTTCACTGA
- a CDS encoding LysR family transcriptional regulator ArgP, producing MLDYSALRAVSAVVQTGSFEKAAGLLNVTPSAVSQRVKQLEERLGVVLVARGNPCTATEKGEWLCRHMENVGMLEAELFRHLPALVDPAGPEPRVTLHVATNADSLGTWFLTAMSRFAERSPYLLNIAVDDQDHTAEWLRRGQVIAAVTGLERPIQGCRRLSLGTLRYHATASPGFVARHFPQGVTKEAIANAPMLTFNQKDRLQGRWMHQVFGENLSPPTHWLPSTQGFVEASLSGMGWGMNPALLIDEHLATGRLVELIPDTPLDVPLYWQMNRLAADRLMDLTHAVTTVAKHHLRT from the coding sequence ATGCTCGATTATTCAGCGCTCCGTGCCGTCTCCGCGGTCGTCCAAACCGGCAGCTTCGAGAAGGCCGCAGGCCTCCTCAATGTGACGCCTTCGGCCGTTTCGCAGCGCGTAAAGCAGCTCGAGGAACGCCTCGGCGTCGTCCTGGTCGCAAGGGGCAACCCCTGCACCGCCACGGAAAAGGGGGAATGGCTGTGCCGGCACATGGAAAATGTCGGCATGCTCGAAGCCGAACTATTCAGGCACCTGCCGGCGCTTGTCGATCCGGCAGGACCCGAGCCGAGGGTGACGCTGCATGTCGCCACCAATGCAGACAGTCTCGGCACCTGGTTCCTGACGGCCATGTCCCGCTTCGCTGAACGCTCCCCCTATCTCTTGAACATCGCGGTCGATGACCAGGACCATACCGCCGAGTGGCTACGGAGAGGACAGGTCATCGCTGCCGTCACCGGCCTGGAAAGGCCCATTCAGGGCTGCCGGCGCTTGTCACTCGGAACGCTGCGCTACCACGCCACCGCGAGCCCCGGTTTCGTTGCCCGCCATTTCCCGCAGGGCGTCACAAAGGAGGCCATTGCGAATGCGCCTATGCTGACGTTCAACCAAAAGGACAGGCTGCAAGGCCGTTGGATGCATCAGGTGTTCGGAGAAAACCTCAGCCCACCGACCCATTGGCTCCCTTCGACGCAAGGCTTTGTCGAGGCGAGCCTTTCGGGCATGGGCTGGGGCATGAATCCGGCACTCCTCATAGACGAGCACCTCGCCACCGGACGGTTGGTCGAACTGATCCCCGACACGCCGCTCGACGTTCCGCTCTACTGGCAAATGAACCGCCTCGCCGCTGATCGGCTTATGGACCTGACGCACGCGGTCACGACGGTGGCGAAGCATCATCTGCGGACCTGA
- a CDS encoding LysE/ArgO family amino acid transporter, producing MNLPVYGTGLVMGLSLIVAIGAQNAFVLRQGLRNEHLFAVCLACGLSDALLIALGVTSFRQIAALLPWLDPVMRYGGAAFLVCYGAKSLYSAFYASGALTVQEAGSSSLRATLATCLALTWLNPHVYLDTVVLLGTISTRSPGHEASFAAGAATGSFLFFFSLGYGATWLRPVFSKPAAWRILELLIALTMWSIAFNLLRRM from the coding sequence ATGAATTTACCGGTTTATGGCACGGGTCTTGTGATGGGGCTCAGTCTGATCGTGGCAATCGGCGCGCAGAACGCGTTCGTGCTGCGCCAAGGCCTTCGCAACGAGCACCTCTTCGCCGTCTGCCTTGCATGCGGACTGTCCGACGCCCTGTTGATCGCGCTGGGCGTAACCAGCTTCCGGCAGATCGCGGCGCTGCTCCCCTGGCTCGACCCGGTCATGCGCTATGGCGGCGCGGCATTTCTGGTCTGCTACGGCGCGAAAAGCCTTTACTCTGCCTTTTACGCGTCGGGGGCGTTGACGGTGCAGGAGGCGGGGTCGTCGAGTCTTCGGGCAACGCTTGCGACCTGTCTTGCTCTCACCTGGCTCAATCCGCACGTCTATCTCGATACGGTCGTGCTGCTTGGTACCATCTCGACCCGGTCTCCGGGACACGAGGCCTCCTTCGCAGCGGGCGCCGCGACCGGCTCCTTCCTGTTCTTCTTTTCGCTCGGTTACGGCGCGACCTGGCTCAGGCCGGTCTTCTCGAAGCCGGCAGCCTGGCGAATTCTGGAACTTCTCATCGCTCTGACGATGTGGTCTATTGCCTTTAACCTATTGAGGAGGATGTAG
- a CDS encoding LysE family translocator, producing MWTEFHHLLIVYAAYVIAAASPGPSNMRIMGVAMHSGRRAALIFAAGVISGSLFWGTMAATGVSAVLTRYAEVLVVLKIFGGLYLLYLAFKAGKAALASDAEAAARAVPKGAAFTGADLYRRGLFMHLSNPKSILGWIALVTLGLGPDSAWQTLAAILGGCAVLSVAIFGGYAIIFSTAPMVRLYRRARRWIEGLLATCFGLAGLRLLLSRA from the coding sequence TTGTGGACTGAATTCCACCACCTCCTGATCGTCTATGCCGCCTACGTGATCGCAGCCGCGAGCCCTGGCCCCAGCAATATGCGGATCATGGGGGTGGCGATGCATAGCGGAAGACGGGCAGCCCTCATATTTGCTGCGGGCGTCATCAGCGGTTCGCTTTTCTGGGGGACGATGGCAGCGACGGGCGTCTCCGCAGTCCTGACCCGCTATGCTGAAGTCCTGGTCGTTCTCAAGATTTTCGGTGGCCTGTATCTCCTCTATCTCGCCTTCAAGGCCGGCAAGGCCGCGCTGGCGTCCGACGCTGAGGCTGCTGCACGCGCCGTGCCGAAGGGTGCCGCTTTCACCGGGGCAGACCTCTACCGGCGCGGATTGTTCATGCATCTCAGCAATCCGAAATCGATCCTTGGCTGGATCGCCCTTGTAACGCTTGGGCTTGGGCCGGATTCCGCTTGGCAGACGCTTGCGGCGATCCTCGGCGGTTGCGCGGTGCTGAGCGTCGCCATATTCGGCGGCTATGCGATCATTTTCTCGACCGCTCCGATGGTGCGCCTGTACCGCCGGGCGAGGCGCTGGATAGAGGGGCTCCTCGCTACGTGCTTTGGCCTTGCAGGGCTGCGGCTGCTGTTGTCGCGCGCATAG
- a CDS encoding LysR family transcriptional regulator yields MSYLDNVRVFVRVVELGTLSAAGRDQRVTPAVASNRIKELERQLGVRLFNRTTRKLTPTEHGRVFYDGAVKILEAVDEAESAVADLSRNPKGALRITAPLGMGRRLIASGIPEFHDRYPDIEVRLRLSDRNVDILAEGVDVAFRLGILEDSNLRMRGIMNCDRVLCGSPRYFEKREVPATPDELITGRHDCLLLRYPGSKEYYWTLQTPEGVRKFEVAGPYDSDDGDVLTEWALDGRGIINKPLFEVKHYIDEGTLMPILQDTPPLGAQLAAIYPHKRLQDPKVRLIIDFMADRCQRLIGKILAESPPARVQEPVE; encoded by the coding sequence ATGTCCTATCTTGATAATGTGCGCGTGTTCGTGCGGGTCGTGGAACTTGGAACGCTATCGGCCGCTGGTCGCGACCAGCGCGTGACCCCGGCGGTCGCCAGCAACAGAATCAAGGAGTTGGAGCGGCAATTGGGTGTTCGCCTCTTCAACCGCACGACACGGAAACTGACGCCGACGGAACACGGCCGCGTCTTCTATGACGGCGCCGTCAAGATCCTCGAAGCGGTGGACGAGGCTGAAAGCGCCGTCGCCGATCTTTCCCGCAATCCCAAGGGCGCGCTCCGCATCACCGCACCGCTCGGCATGGGGCGGCGCCTCATCGCCTCCGGCATCCCTGAATTCCATGACAGGTATCCGGATATCGAGGTACGGCTGCGCCTTTCCGACCGCAATGTCGACATTCTGGCCGAAGGCGTCGACGTCGCCTTCCGGCTCGGCATACTCGAAGACTCGAACCTGCGCATGCGCGGGATTATGAATTGCGACCGGGTGCTCTGCGGTTCGCCCCGCTATTTCGAAAAACGCGAGGTGCCGGCGACGCCGGACGAGCTGATCACCGGACGCCATGATTGCCTGCTGCTGCGCTATCCGGGTTCCAAGGAATATTACTGGACGCTGCAGACGCCCGAGGGCGTGCGAAAGTTCGAGGTGGCCGGCCCCTATGATTCTGATGACGGCGACGTTCTCACCGAATGGGCGCTCGACGGGCGCGGCATCATCAACAAGCCGCTGTTCGAGGTGAAGCACTATATCGACGAGGGCACGCTGATGCCGATCCTTCAAGACACACCGCCACTCGGTGCGCAGCTCGCCGCGATCTATCCGCACAAACGCTTACAGGACCCGAAAGTCCGTCTGATCATCGACTTCATGGCCGACCGCTGCCAGCGGCTGATCGGCAAGATTCTCGCCGAGTCTCCGCCGGCGCGGGTGCAGGAGCCAGTTGAATAG